One Aster yellows witches'-broom phytoplasma AYWB DNA segment encodes these proteins:
- the infC gene encoding translation initiation factor IF-3 codes for MKINKFKKSSNYDLYNENIPQGKYLIIDEKGEQLGVFDQKEALKLSEQKEIDIVVVNADSSPMVARLMNYQKHRYNQQKKLRETKKKTQISVLKEIRLNPTIDKNDLNTKIKQAQKFLKQGDKVKVSMRFRGRMINNFQLGETVFKQVMQDLKNLSQIETPLKLQGNQLTAVLSPLK; via the coding sequence ATTAAAATCAACAAATTTAAAAAAAGTTCTAATTATGATCTATATAATGAAAATATACCACAAGGAAAATATCTCATTATTGATGAAAAAGGCGAACAATTAGGTGTTTTTGATCAAAAGGAAGCTTTAAAATTATCAGAACAAAAAGAAATTGATATTGTAGTTGTAAACGCAGATTCCTCACCGATGGTAGCGCGACTGATGAACTATCAAAAACATCGTTATAACCAACAAAAAAAACTTCGTGAAACCAAAAAGAAAACCCAAATTAGTGTTTTAAAAGAAATTCGCCTCAATCCCACCATTGATAAAAACGATCTAAATACTAAAATTAAACAAGCCCAAAAATTTTTAAAACAAGGTGATAAAGTAAAAGTTAGTATGCGTTTTCGTGGTCGTATGATTAATAATTTTCAATTAGGAGAAACAGTTTTTAAACAAGTTATGCAAGATTTAAAAAACTTATCTCAAATTGAGACTCCTTTAAAACTACAAGGTAATCAACTAACAGCAGTTCTGTCGCCTTTAAAATAA
- the thrS gene encoding threonine--tRNA ligase: MIKISFFDNQIQEFISGTTPLAIWKEHLSEHFKKPVAALFNNQPIELDFPLKKNGNLEILTESDPKSLEVLNHSTAHLMAQAVARLYPDALFTVGPAIKEGFYYDIDFQKHTISEKDFLTIEKVMHQISLENHKITREEISFEKAKKLFAYNPYKQVLLEKFRDQTISIYRQGEFFDLCRGVHVIKTNLIKHFKILKISGAYFQGDAKNKTLTRIYGTSFFKKQALADYLQLLEERKERDHKKINKELDLFMFNKEVGLGLPFWLPKGATVRRIVERYIVDKELSYDYHHVYTPIMANTELYRISGHLDHYASNMFPIMSLENGEKLVLRPMNCPHHMMIYKKNPHSYKELPLRIAELGMMHRFEKSGAVSGLQRVREMTLNDAHIFARPDQIKEEIKKIINLILEVYCDFNIKNYELRLSYRNPNNTEKYFNDDQMWYNAEKTLKETIKELGLPFKEAIGEAAFYGPKLDVQVFNALGNEETLSTVQLDFLLPQKFDLTFIGEDNKHHRPVVIHRAVVSTMERFLAHLVEETKGVFPLWLAPVQVLLIPVSAPLHFEFSQKIKETLQLQNFRVEINSKDNTLGYKIREAQKLKIPYQVVIGDHEMINNLITFRKYGSHLQTTIKVDEFVSLLKDKVLQKK, from the coding sequence ATGATTAAAATAAGCTTTTTTGACAATCAAATACAAGAATTTATTTCAGGCACAACTCCTTTGGCAATTTGGAAAGAACATTTATCTGAACATTTCAAAAAACCAGTTGCAGCCCTTTTTAACAACCAACCAATCGAACTTGATTTTCCTTTGAAAAAAAATGGCAATTTAGAAATTTTAACAGAATCTGATCCTAAATCTTTGGAAGTTCTTAACCATAGCACTGCTCACCTTATGGCGCAAGCCGTTGCAAGACTTTATCCAGATGCCCTTTTTACAGTAGGACCTGCCATTAAAGAAGGATTTTATTATGATATTGATTTTCAAAAACACACCATTTCGGAAAAAGATTTTCTTACTATTGAAAAAGTAATGCATCAAATTTCTTTGGAAAACCACAAAATTACAAGAGAAGAAATTTCTTTCGAAAAAGCCAAAAAATTATTTGCTTACAACCCTTATAAACAAGTTTTGCTGGAAAAATTTCGCGACCAAACTATCAGTATTTATCGTCAAGGAGAATTTTTTGATCTTTGTCGTGGTGTTCATGTGATCAAAACAAATCTTATTAAACATTTTAAAATTTTAAAAATATCAGGAGCTTATTTTCAAGGAGATGCCAAAAACAAAACTTTGACCCGCATTTATGGCACTTCTTTTTTCAAAAAACAAGCGCTTGCTGACTACTTGCAACTTTTGGAAGAGAGAAAAGAACGTGACCACAAAAAAATTAACAAAGAACTGGATTTATTCATGTTTAATAAAGAAGTTGGTTTGGGACTTCCCTTTTGGCTTCCTAAAGGAGCTACTGTAAGGCGTATCGTTGAAAGATATATCGTTGACAAAGAATTAAGCTATGATTATCATCATGTCTACACACCCATTATGGCAAATACCGAACTTTACCGTATTTCGGGACATTTGGACCATTACGCTTCTAATATGTTCCCCATTATGTCTTTGGAAAATGGCGAAAAACTAGTTTTAAGACCAATGAATTGCCCCCATCACATGATGATTTATAAAAAAAATCCTCATAGTTATAAGGAATTGCCTTTGCGTATCGCTGAATTAGGAATGATGCATCGGTTTGAAAAATCAGGAGCTGTTTCTGGGTTACAAAGAGTAAGAGAAATGACTCTTAATGATGCTCATATTTTTGCCCGTCCTGACCAAATCAAAGAAGAGATAAAAAAAATTATTAATTTAATTTTAGAAGTTTATTGTGATTTTAATATTAAAAATTATGAGTTGCGTCTAAGTTATCGCAACCCTAACAACACAGAAAAATATTTTAATGACGACCAAATGTGGTATAACGCTGAAAAAACCCTCAAAGAAACTATTAAAGAATTGGGCTTACCCTTTAAAGAAGCAATCGGAGAAGCTGCCTTTTATGGTCCTAAATTAGATGTGCAAGTGTTTAATGCCCTAGGCAACGAAGAAACACTATCAACAGTACAACTTGATTTTTTACTTCCTCAAAAATTTGATCTTACTTTTATTGGAGAAGACAACAAACACCATCGTCCTGTTGTAATTCACCGCGCAGTTGTTTCTACTATGGAAAGATTTTTAGCTCATTTAGTAGAAGAAACTAAGGGTGTTTTTCCTTTATGGCTTGCTCCTGTACAAGTGCTTTTAATTCCTGTGTCTGCTCCTCTACATTTCGAATTTAGTCAAAAAATTAAAGAAACATTACAATTACAAAATTTCAGAGTAGAAATTAATTCCAAAGATAACACTTTGGGCTATAAAATTAGAGAAGCACAAAAATTAAAAATTCCTTATCAAGTTGTAATTGGCGACCACGAAATGATTAACAATTTAATTACTTTTAGAAAATATGGCTCTCATTTACAAACCACAATTAAAGTTGATGAGTTTGTTTCTTTATTAAAAGACAAAGTTTTGCAAAAAAAATAA